One genomic region from Phocoena sinus isolate mPhoSin1 chromosome 3, mPhoSin1.pri, whole genome shotgun sequence encodes:
- the MGAT1 gene encoding alpha-1,3-mannosyl-glycoprotein 2-beta-N-acetylglucosaminyltransferase → MLKKQPAGLVLWGAILFVAWNALLLLFFWTRPAPGRLPSDSALDDDPASLTREVIRLAQDAEVELERQRGLLQQIREHHARWSQRWRVPTAAPPVLPRVPGTSPPAVIPILVIACDRSTVRRCLDKLLHYRPSAEHFPVIVSQDCGHEETAQVIASYGSAITHIRQPDLSNIAVPPDHRKFQGYYKIARHYRWALGQVFHTFKFPAAVVVEDDLEVAPDFFEYFQATYPLLRADPSLWCVSAWNDNGKEQMVDSSKPDLLYRTDFFPGLGWLLLAELWAELEPKWPKAFWDDWMRRPEQRQGRACVRPEISRTMTFGRKGVSHGQFFDQHLKFIKLNQHFVPFTQLDLSYLRQEAYDRDFLARVYGAPLLQVEKVRTSERSELGEVRVQYTSRDSFKAFAKALGVMDDLKSGVPRAGYQGIVSFLFRGRRVHLAPPQTWDGYDPSWN, encoded by the coding sequence ATGCTGAAGAAGCAGCCTGCAGGGCTCGTGCTGTGGGGCGCCATCCTCTTTGTGGCCTGGAACGCCCTGTTGCTCCTCTTCTTTTGGACGCGCCCGGCGCCTGGCAGGCTGCCCTCAGACAGTGCTCTCGATGACGACCCCGCCAGCCTCACCCGGGAGGTGATCCGCCTGGCCCAGGACGCTGAGGTCGAGTTGGAGCGGCAGCGGGGGCTGTTGCAGCAGATCAGGGAGCACCATGCTAGGTGGAGCCAGCGGTGGAGGGTGCCCACCGCGGCCCCGCCTGTCCTGCCGCGCGTGCCTGGGACCTCTCCGCCAGCTGTGATCCCCATCCTGGTCATCGCCTGTGACCGCAGCACTGTCCGGCGCTGCCTGGACAAGCTGCTGCATTATCGGCCTTCGGCTGAGCACTTCCCCGTCATCGTCAGCCAGGACTGCGGGCATGAGGAGACGGCCCAGGTCATCGCCTCCTACGGCAGCGCTATCACGCACATCCGGCAGCCTGACCTGAGCAACATCGCAGTGCCACCTGACCACCGAAAGTTCCAGGGCTACTACAAGATTGCTCGGCACTACCGCTGGGCGCTGGGCCAGGTCTTTCACACGTTCAAGTTCCCAGCAGCCGTGGTGGTGGAGGATGATCTGGAGGTGGCTCCAGACTTCTTCGAGTACTTCCAGGCCACGTACCCGCTGCTGAGGGCCGACCCCTCCCTCTGGTGTGTGTCTGCCTGGAATGACAACGGCAAGGAACAGATGGTGGACTCAAGCAAGCCTGACCTGCTCTACCGCACAGACTTTTTCCCTGGCCTGGGCTGGCTGCTGTTGGCCGAGCTCTGGGCTGAGCTGGAGCCCAAGTGGCCCAAGGCCTTCTGGGACGACTGGATGCGCCGGCCAGAGCAGCGGCAGGGCCGGGCCTGTGTGCGGCCTGAAATCTCCAGAACGATGACCTTTGGCCGCAAAGGTGTGAGCCATGGGCAGTTCTTTGACCAGCACCTCAAGTTTATCAAGCTGAACCAGCACTTCGTGCCCTTCACCCAGCTGGACCTGTCCTACCTGCGACAGGAGGCCTATGACAGGGATTTCCTTGCACGTGTCTATGGTGCTCCCCTGCTGCAGGTGGAGAAAGTGAGGACCAGTGAGCGGAGTGAGCTGGGGGAGGTGCGGGTGCAGTACACGAGCAGGGACAGCTTCAAGGCCTTCGCCAAGGCCCTGGGAGTCATGGATGACCTCAAGTCTGGTGTCCCCAGGGCCGGCTACCAGGGCATCGTCAGCTTCCTGTTCCGGGGCCGCCGTGTCCAcctggccccaccccagacctgggACGGCTATGATCCTAGCTGGAATTAG